The Anabas testudineus chromosome 11, fAnaTes1.2, whole genome shotgun sequence genome has a segment encoding these proteins:
- the sdc3 gene encoding syndecan-3 — MKLPWLVALTALLAHAATAQTWSPSIDDEGSTRDEFYDDEDLYSGSGSGFPEISMRPTSVSVIFTTEEPLLLSTTQATSPAPSASPAAEPSPNPEDPTTGPLPTEADEESGAFWDRERELEKEKEKELEREKEREREKQLERERERERERERVREMEKERQREREREREREREREREKERERQRERELERERELERIRAAAATQTTVAPRSTAAVPVVTTRPATSPVDGAAPSPGLDDLSTTEEEEEEDVYLSPEPTSFFPDFDMETTTEEDLLTTAETTPAATTAAPTATTTRATTVRTRDPFRPRVFMTTTTQVMPTERTTPPQLPTTTQESNNEVGAAGPSGDFEIRDDRRNDLGRGVVSVDTDLIGNTVDGGSSAAQLPQKNILERKEVLIAVIVGGVVGALFAAFLVMLLVYRMKKKDEGSYTLEEPKQATVTYQKPDKQEEFYA, encoded by the exons GCACAGACGTGGTCGCCATCTATCGATGACGAAGGCTCAACGAGAGACGAGTTTTATGATGATGAGGACCTCTACTCAGGCTCCGGCTCTGGCt TCCCTGAGATCAGTATGAGGCCGACGTCAGTGAGCGTGATCTTCACCACAGAGGAACcgctcctcctctccaccacccaGGCCACAAGCCCTGCCCCCTCTGCCTCACCGGCGGCCGAGCCCAGCCCCAACCCCGAGGACCCCACCACCGGCCCACTGCCCACTGAGGCCGATGAAGAGAGCGGTGCATTctgggacagagagagagagctggagaaggagaaggagaaggagctagagagggagaaggagagagagagggagaaacagctggagagggagagagagagagaacgagagagggAACGggtcagagagatggagaaagaacggcagagggagagagagcgtgagagagagagggagcgcgagagagagcgagagaaagagagagagaggcagagggagcGTGAgcttgagagagaaagagagctggAGCGGATCCGGGCCGCCGCCGCCACTCAGACCACCGTCGCCCCAAGGTCGACTGCTGCCGTTCCTGTGGTGACCACCAGGCCAGCAACCAGCCCAGTGGACGGTGCAGCACCTTCTCCTGGTTTGGATGACCTGagcaccacagaagaagaggaggaggaggatgtctACCTGTCACCTGAACCTACATCGTTTTTCCCAGATTTCGACATGGAAACGACCACAGAGGAAGACTTACTCACCACAGCAGAAACCACACCTGCAGCCACCACAGCTGCTCCTACCGCCACCACCACCCGCGCCACCACTGTCAGGACTAGGGACCCCTTCAGGCCCAGGGTTTTCATGACGACAACTACTCAGGTGATGCCAACGGAGAGAACGACTCCCCCACAGCTGCCCACAACTACCCAG GAAAGTAACAATGAGGTGGGCGCTGCAGGACCAAGTGGAGATTTTGAGATCCGTGATGATCGGCGTAATGATCTTGGTCGGGGTGTAGTGTCAGTGGATACTGATCTGATTGGCAACACGGTGGATGGAGGGAGCTCTGCTGCTCAGCTGCCTCAGAAGAACATCTTGGAGAGAAAAGAGGTCTTGATAG CTGTGATCGTGGGAGGTGTGGTGGGCGCCTTGTTCGCAGCATTCCTGGTGATGCTGCTGGTGTAcaggatgaagaagaaagacGAAGGCAGCTATACGCTGGAGGAACCCAAACAGGCCACGGTCACCTACCAGAAACCAGACAAGCAGGAGGAGTTTTATGCATAA